Part of the Paracoccus sp. MC1862 genome, GTCAAGGACGCGGTCGATGAAGACGGCCTCGCGGTCGAAGATGTCCACGGCGGGGTCCGTCACCTCGCCATGGACGCAAAGGGGGACGCCCGCCTCTGCCATGGCCTCGAAAACGGGCCGCACCCGGTCGAAATCACGCACGCCGCTGGCCGAGTTGGTGGTCGCGCCCGCCGGGTAAAGCTTGACCGCCGAGATGATTCCTTGGGCGTGGGCGCCTACCACATCAGCCGGATCGGTGGCTTCGGTCAGGTAAAGCGTCATCAACGGACGCAACGTCGCGTTTTCGGGCAGCGCGGCCGTGATCCGGTCGCGATAGGCCGCCGCCTCGGACCCCGTAACTACCGGAGGAACAAGGTTCGGCATGATGATCGCGCGCCCCAGATCGGCCGACCAGGGGGCCACGGCGGCCAGCATTTGCTGGTCCCGCAGGTGCAGATGCCAATCGTCAGGCCGGCGAAGTCGCAAGAAGTTGTTCATGACCTGCATCTATAACGAACCATATCGCGTTAGCCAGCGGTGGGACTGCGCCTGACCGATTCCCTGTCCAAAAGGCTGAGTGGCGTGTTTGACCATCGTCCCTCAGCTTCGGCAGCAATGACGCAGATCAATTCGAAAGGATGTCTTTGATGAACATGATGATTGGCGCGCTTGTGCCTTCGGCGAAACTCTGGGGCGACATGATGCGGATGGGGATCGAGGCCCAGTTCGTCATGACCCTGCGGACTGCGGGGATGCTGGGACTGCTGCCGCATGGCAAGAACGAGAACACGCTGATGGTATCGGAAAAGACCGACGCGGTGCGCGAATCCTTCGGCGCGGCCTTCCGCTCGGCGGCGCGCGGGGCGCGGGCCGACCAGATCCTCGCAGCGGCACTGAAGCCTTACGGGCGGCGGACGCGGGCCAATGCCAGACGGCTCGGCACCCGGCTCTGAGGCGGCGGAAAGCGAAAAGGCCCGGCGGTTGCCGGGCCTTTGTCATTCATGGGGCAGGGATTCAGATCAGCTTGCCCATGGCGACCGCGGTGTCGGACATGCGGTTCGAGAAGCCCCATTCGTTGTCGTACCAGGACAGGATGCGGACCAGCTTGCCTTCCAGCACCTTGGTCTGGTCCATGTGGAAGACCGAGGAATGGGGATCGTGGTTGAAGTCGATCGAAACCAGCGACTCCTCGGTGTAGCCCAGCACGCCCTTGAGCCTGCCGTCCGCGGCCGACTTGATCGCCGCGTTGATCTCCTCGACCGAGGTGTCGCGGGCGGCCTCGAAGGTCAGGTCCACGACCGAGACGTTGGGGGTCGGCACCCGAATCGCCACGCCGTCGAGCTTGCCCTTGAGGTCGGGCAGCACCAGGCCCACGGCCTTGGCCGCGCCCGTCGAGGTCGGGATCATCGACAGCGCCGCGGCGCGGGCGCGGTAAAGATCCTTATGCATCGTGTCCAGCGTCGGCTG contains:
- a CDS encoding antibiotic ABC transporter, encoding MNMMIGALVPSAKLWGDMMRMGIEAQFVMTLRTAGMLGLLPHGKNENTLMVSEKTDAVRESFGAAFRSAARGARADQILAAALKPYGRRTRANARRLGTRL